One genomic window of Glycine max cultivar Williams 82 chromosome 16, Glycine_max_v4.0, whole genome shotgun sequence includes the following:
- the LOC100819570 gene encoding pentatricopeptide repeat-containing protein At4g19440, chloroplastic, with amino-acid sequence MHSAMDFARLNTPKPPPIFTRPLTWVTSTALRLHRRQLSPPPPPPLPPPSPPPPPPHPSLSSIPSILTSKTLDSSKCKSILPHLTPHHFDRLFLSLHRTVNPKTTHEFFRFATRHCNFRFTVRSYCLLLRSLLADSFVPRARFLLARLIDGHVPTWSSKTTTSFHDRLREIASSMLELNQGSDEQRLGELDLLLHILCSQFKCLGSRCAFDIFVMFSKRGVFPCLKTCNLLLSSLVKANELHKSYEVFDLACQGVAPDVFTFTTAINAFCKGGRVGDAVDLFCKMEGLGVFPNVVTYNNVIDGLFKSGRFEEALRFKDRMVRSKVNPSVVTYGVLISGLMKLEMFEEANEVLVEMYSMGFAPNEVVFNALIDGYCRKGDMGEALRVRDEMAMKGMKPNFVTFNTLLQGFCRSNQMEQAEQVLVYILSSGLSVNMDVCSYVIHRLMERSGFVSALKIVTKLLSGNIRVSDSLLTPLVVGLCKCEGHSEAIELWFKLAAVKGLAANTVTSNALLHGLCERGNMEEVFEVLKQMLEKGLLLDRISYNTLIFGCCKWGKIEEAFKLKEEMVQQEFQPDTYTYNFLMKGLADMGKIDDVHRLLHEAKEYGFVPNVYTYALLLEGYCKADRIEDAVKFFKNLDYEKVELSSVVYNILIAAYCRIGNVTEAFKLRDAMKSRGILPTCATYSSLIHGMCCIGRVDEAKEIFEEMRNEGLLPNVFCYTALIGGHCKLGQMDIVGSILLEMSSNGIRPNKITYTIMIDGYCKLGNMKEARELLNEMIRNGIAPDTVTYNALQKGYCKERELTVTLQSDHKSNIGLPLEEEITYNTLIHKLHPHTAISNRE; translated from the coding sequence ATGCACTCCGCAATGGACTTCGCAAGGCTCAACACTCCCAAACCTCCGCCCATCTTCACGCGCCCCCTCACCTGGGTCACCTCCACCGCCCTCCGCCTCCACCGCCGCCAACTATCTCCACCTCCCCCGCCGCCGCTACCTCCCCCCTCTCCGCCGCCACCTCCTCCTCACCCCTCACTCTCCTCTATACCTTCTATTCTCACCAGTAAAACTCTTGACTCTTCCAAATGTAAATCCATTCTCCCCCACTTAACCCCCCACCACTTCGATCGCTTGTTCCTCTCTCTCCACCGCACCGTCAACCCCAAAACCACGCACGAGTTCTTCCGTTTCGCCACTCGCCACTGCAACTTCCGCTTCACCGTCCGCTCCTACTGCCTCCTCCTCCGTTCCCTCCTCGCCGACAGTTTCGTGCCGCGGGCCAGGTTCCTCCTCGCCCGCCTAATCGACGGCCACGTTCCGACGTGGTCGTCGAAGACGACGACGTCGTTCCACGACCGCCTCCGCGAAATAGCCTCCTCAATGCTGGAGCTAAATCAGGGTTCCGACGAACAACGACTCGGCGAATTGGATTTGCTGCTCCACATTCTCTGCTCTCAGTTCAAGTGCTTAGGTTCTCGTTGCGCTTTTGACATCTTCGTTATGTTCTCCAAGAGAGGTGTTTTCCCGTGTTTGAAGACCTGCAATTTGTTGTTGAGTTCTCTGGTGAAGGCCAATGAGCTCCACAAGAGCTACGAGGTGTTTGATCTCGCCTGCCAAGGCGTGGCGCCCGACGTTTTCACGTTCACCACCGCGATTAACGCGTTCTGCAAGGGAGGGAGGGTTGGGGATGCTGTGGATTTGTTCTGCAAGATGGAGGGGCTCGGGGTTTTTCCGAATGTGGTCACTTACAACAATGTGATTGATGGCTTGTTCAAGAGTGGGAGGTTTGAGGAGGCGTTGAGGTTTAAGGATAGGATGGTTAGGAGCAAGGTGAATCCGAGTGTTGTGACTTATGGTGTGCTGATCAGTGGTTTGATGAAGTTGGAGATGTTTGAGGAGGCGAACGAGGTGTTGGTGGAGATGTATAGCATGGGGTTTGCTCCCAATGAAGTAGTTTTTAACGCGCTGATCGATGGATACTGCAGGAAGGGGGATATGGGTGAGGCGTTGAGGGTTAGGGATGAGATGGCAATGAAGGGAATGAAGCCTAATTTTGTTACTTTTAATACTCTTTTGCAGGGTTTTTGCAGGAGCAATCAAATGGAGCAGGCTGAGCAGGTATTGGTGTATATATTGTCGAGTGGGTTGTCTGTGAACATGGATGTGTGTTCCTATGTGATTCATCGGTTAATGGAGAGGTCTGGGTTTGTTTCAGCTTTAAAAATTGTTACCAAGTTGTTGTCGGGGAACATCAGGGTTAGTGATAGCTTGTTAACCCCATTGGTTGTTGGACTTTGTAAATGTGAAGGACATTCAGAGGCAATTGAGCTTTGGTTTAAGCTGGCTGCAGTTAAAGGGCTTGCAGCCAATACGGTGACCTCAAATGCACTTCTCCATGGACTTTGTGAACGAGGGAACATGGAGGAGGTTTTCGAAGTACTCAAGCAAATGCTTGAGAAAGGTTTATTGCTGGATAGGATCTCTTACAACACACTTATTTTTGGCTGTTGTAAATGGGGTAAAATTGAGGAAGCTTTCAAACTCAAGGAAGAGATGGTTCAGCAAGAATTCCAACCAGATACGTATACCTACAATTTTCTCATGAAAGGATTGGCTGATATGGGTAAAATAGATGATGTTCATAGGCTTTTGCATGAAGCCAAAGAATATGGCTTTGTTCCAAATGTCTATACATATGCACTTTTATTAGAAGGATATTGTAAGGCTGATCGCATTGAAGATGCCGTGAAATTCTTTAAGAATTTAGATTATGAGAAAGTAGAGCTAAGTTCTGTTGTATATAACATACTTATTGCAGCCTACTGTAGAATTGGGAATGTGACGGAAGCCTTCAAACTGCGTGATGCTATGAAAAGTAGGGGCATTCTACCTACCTGTGCTACATATTCTTCTCTAATACATGGAATGTGCTGTATTGGCCGTGTTGATGAAGCAAaggaaatttttgaagaaatgAGAAATGAAGGCTTGCTTCCAAATGTATTTTGTTATACTGCTCTAATTGGTGGTCACTGTAAGTTAGGTCAGATGGACATAGTGGGGAGTATCTTACTGGAAATGTCTTCAAACGGCATACGACCTAATAAAATTACCTACACTATTATGATTGATGGGTATTGTAAATTGGGAAATATGAAAGAAGCTAGGGAGCTTTTAAATGAGATGATAAGAAATGGAATAGCTCCAGATACCGTCACTTATAATGCATTGCAAAAAGGATATTGCAAGGAAAGGGAGCTAACAGTTACTTTACAAAGTGATCATAAATCTAACATAGGACTACCCTTAGAAGAAGAAATTACTTATAACACATTGATTCACAAGTTGCATCCACATACAGCAATTAGCAATAGAGAATGA